One window of the Desulfocurvibacter africanus subsp. africanus DSM 2603 genome contains the following:
- a CDS encoding phosphorylase, whose protein sequence is MIKEHSASLAYPSRRTLGIVTALSLEGAVLPQGSRWQAVVSNTSFAVRRASLNGLELLCVRSGPGVSAARKAAELLVGHGVQALLCLGVSGGLAPGLKAADLVLAESVALDGFGRDGGESLASIPLSCAWVRQALPAILASALTHTPQRKIRLGRIVSLERPVLSPAHKADLWRSGWALAADLESAGVADAAARAGLPLLVLRAVCDSAGRDLPPELPRLLDEQGRVKPGRLLCSLARRPTLLADLLASQREFSAALGSLRRAVAAMARAGALLPEERG, encoded by the coding sequence ATGATCAAGGAGCATTCGGCTTCTCTTGCGTATCCGAGTCGGAGAACGCTGGGAATCGTCACGGCATTGTCCCTGGAGGGGGCGGTCTTGCCTCAGGGGAGCCGATGGCAGGCAGTCGTTTCCAACACGAGCTTTGCGGTGCGCCGGGCGAGCCTGAACGGGTTGGAGTTGCTTTGCGTGCGTTCTGGCCCTGGGGTTTCGGCCGCGCGCAAGGCCGCAGAACTCCTCGTGGGCCATGGCGTCCAGGCCTTGCTGTGCCTGGGCGTTTCGGGCGGACTGGCTCCGGGCCTGAAAGCCGCCGACCTGGTGCTGGCCGAATCTGTAGCCTTGGATGGATTTGGAAGGGATGGAGGCGAAAGCCTGGCAAGCATTCCACTCTCTTGCGCATGGGTCAGACAAGCCCTGCCTGCCATATTGGCCTCTGCGCTTACACATACTCCTCAGCGTAAGATCCGACTGGGACGGATCGTGAGCCTGGAACGGCCCGTGCTCAGCCCGGCGCACAAGGCGGATTTGTGGCGTAGCGGCTGGGCTCTGGCCGCAGATCTGGAAAGCGCCGGAGTGGCCGACGCAGCCGCCAGGGCCGGGCTGCCTCTGCTCGTGCTGCGCGCCGTGTGCGACTCCGCTGGACGTGATTTGCCGCCCGAACTGCCGCGCCTGCTGGACGAGCAGGGCAGGGTCAAACCCGGCCGGCTCCTGTGCAGCCTCGCGCGCAGGCCGACCCTGCTGGCCGACCTGCTGGCTTCGCAACGCGAGTTCTCGGCCGCCCTGGGGTCCCTGCGTCGGGCCGTGGCCGCCATGGCGCGCGCCGGAGCTTTGCTGCCCGAGGAGCGAGGCTGA
- the gap gene encoding type I glyceraldehyde-3-phosphate dehydrogenase, which yields MDKLRIGINGFGRIGRQVLKAMRERHGDSLVVVAVNDLFDTATNVHLLEFDTNYGRTPFEVRAEGTDIHYGGWNIKSFASRDPKEIPWGDLGVDLVVEATGIFTTGPKARAHLDAGARKVIISAPAKEEDVTVVLGVNEQDYDPARHHIVSNASCTTNCLAPAAKVVHEAFGIVSGLMCTVHAYTNDQRILDLAHRDLRRARAAGQNIIPTTTGAAKAVALVIPALKGRIDGYALRVPTPTVSVVDFACNLERETNTEELRKVLREAAEGPLAGILGYSDRPLVSMDFKGDPHSGIVEADFTRMQNSTMAKLVIWYDNEWGYSCRVADLAAYIHKAGVAR from the coding sequence ATGGATAAGCTTCGCATAGGAATCAACGGCTTCGGCCGCATCGGCCGCCAAGTGCTCAAGGCCATGCGCGAGCGCCACGGCGACTCGCTGGTCGTCGTGGCCGTGAACGATCTTTTCGATACCGCCACCAACGTGCACCTGCTCGAATTCGACACCAACTACGGTCGGACGCCTTTCGAGGTGCGCGCCGAGGGGACCGATATCCATTACGGAGGCTGGAACATCAAAAGTTTCGCCAGCCGCGACCCCAAGGAGATTCCCTGGGGAGATCTCGGCGTGGACCTGGTGGTCGAGGCCACGGGCATATTCACCACGGGTCCTAAGGCCAGGGCCCACCTCGATGCCGGGGCGCGCAAGGTGATCATCAGCGCGCCCGCCAAGGAGGAGGACGTGACCGTGGTGCTGGGCGTGAACGAACAGGATTACGATCCGGCGCGGCACCATATCGTATCCAACGCATCCTGCACCACCAATTGCCTTGCCCCGGCGGCCAAGGTCGTGCACGAGGCCTTCGGCATCGTATCCGGCCTCATGTGCACCGTGCATGCCTACACCAACGACCAGCGCATCCTCGATTTGGCGCACCGAGACCTGCGCCGCGCCCGTGCCGCCGGCCAGAACATCATCCCCACCACGACCGGTGCGGCCAAGGCCGTGGCCCTGGTCATCCCTGCGCTCAAGGGCCGCATCGACGGCTACGCCCTGCGCGTGCCCACGCCCACCGTTTCGGTGGTGGACTTCGCTTGCAACCTGGAGCGAGAAACCAACACGGAGGAACTGCGCAAGGTTCTGCGCGAGGCAGCCGAGGGACCGCTTGCGGGCATCCTGGGCTACAGCGATCGGCCGCTGGTTTCCATGGATTTCAAGGGCGATCCGCATTCAGGCATCGTGGAGGCAGACTTCACGCGCATGCAGAACAGCACAATGGCCAAGCTCGTGATCTGGTACGACAACGAATGGGGCTATTCCTGCCGTGTCGCGGACTTGGCCGCCTACATCCACAAGGCGGGCGTCGCGCGCTAG
- a CDS encoding GAF domain-containing protein — MDRYESYYRSLYTVAMIVNSSLDPSTVLQTIAEQAAKAMQAKGCSIRLRDRTGKRLLPSAAWGLSKEYMRKGPVEIARSEVDREALTGRIIFIPDATTDPRFQYGKAAKDEGIASVLVAPLTVEESPIGVMRIYSGTPRNFDSAEEEFLRAIAALSTVAIENARLHQALKKDYEMLASFEYRVFED; from the coding sequence ATGGACAGATATGAATCGTATTATCGTTCCCTTTACACGGTGGCCATGATCGTCAACTCGAGCCTCGACCCTTCAACCGTGCTGCAAACCATCGCCGAGCAGGCAGCCAAGGCCATGCAGGCCAAGGGCTGCTCCATCCGTCTGCGCGACAGGACGGGGAAAAGGCTTCTTCCCAGCGCGGCCTGGGGGCTGTCCAAGGAATACATGCGCAAGGGACCGGTGGAGATAGCGCGTAGCGAAGTGGACCGCGAAGCGCTCACCGGCAGGATCATCTTCATCCCCGACGCCACGACAGATCCGCGCTTTCAGTACGGCAAGGCGGCCAAGGACGAAGGCATCGCCTCGGTGCTGGTCGCGCCCCTGACGGTCGAGGAATCGCCCATCGGAGTCATGCGCATCTACTCCGGCACCCCTCGCAATTTCGATTCGGCGGAAGAGGAATTCCTGCGGGCAATCGCCGCCCTGAGCACCGTTGCCATCGAGAACGCCAGGCTGCACCAGGCGCTCAAGAAGGATTACGAGATGCTCGCTTCGTTCGAATACCGGGTCTTCGAGGATTAG
- a CDS encoding ABC transporter substrate-binding protein, producing the protein MPWKPAARLLSLAVLLAVLAALPIQAAWAAQTAAQAKGLSPAETIERLDRTLLSAMRGGEKLGFEGRYKLLFPVIDTIFADRFMARFSAGRFWRDFSDKQKRQYSEAYLDWSVSAYAERFDSYNGQQFDITKVDTQGDQATVVSTLTRSDGKTVDFTYKLRAQEGRWLIVDIIVRDVSQLAMTRSQFTSILGREGFDALMTKLAQKMQVYSEELSS; encoded by the coding sequence ATGCCCTGGAAACCAGCCGCGCGCCTGCTGTCTCTAGCGGTCCTGCTGGCCGTCCTGGCAGCCCTTCCGATTCAGGCGGCTTGGGCTGCCCAGACGGCCGCACAGGCCAAGGGCCTGAGTCCGGCCGAAACCATCGAGCGCCTCGACAGGACTTTGCTGTCCGCCATGCGCGGCGGCGAAAAGCTCGGATTCGAGGGGCGTTACAAGCTCCTGTTTCCGGTCATAGACACCATATTCGCCGATCGTTTCATGGCCAGGTTTTCTGCCGGCCGGTTCTGGCGGGACTTCAGCGACAAGCAGAAGCGGCAGTACAGCGAGGCATACCTGGATTGGTCCGTGTCCGCTTATGCCGAGCGTTTCGACAGCTACAACGGCCAGCAATTCGACATCACGAAGGTGGACACGCAAGGCGACCAGGCCACAGTGGTCAGCACCCTGACCCGCTCGGACGGCAAAACGGTTGACTTCACCTACAAGCTGCGTGCGCAGGAGGGGCGGTGGCTGATTGTGGACATCATTGTGCGTGACGTGAGCCAGTTGGCCATGACCCGTTCCCAATTCACCTCCATCCTGGGTCGGGAGGGCTTTGATGCGCTCATGACCAAGCTTGCGCAGAAGATGCAGGTCTATTCCGAGGAGCTGTCCTCCTAG
- a CDS encoding lysylphosphatidylglycerol synthase domain-containing protein has protein sequence MKRTALFALAAGLALLLALVLRHGPSGILAALAVAGWSVLWVAAYHLLPLFLDTLGWAMTMPRGRGPGLGMLLLARWVAESFNTLLPVAQVGGHVARAKLMAGRGGPDMALSPSESGATVTVDVTLGLVTQFAFALAGVLATLPYLGASGDRLRLWGGTGFGALLLAGFVLAQRAGMFTAAAQVLQGLTRGRRLTALLGEAKAMDTHIRATYAAKGRLALAAGLRLLGWLSKSGESWLALHFLGVPATLGDALVLEALSTAAASAAFMVPGGLGVREGSILLLGGMLGITPEVALALALIKRAREIILGAPGLAVWLWIEARGWRSRHGKGQSQSAPDRAFVKESRN, from the coding sequence ATGAAACGAACCGCGCTTTTCGCCCTGGCCGCAGGCTTGGCCCTGTTGCTGGCCTTGGTGCTGCGCCATGGCCCGTCCGGCATACTGGCTGCCCTGGCCGTGGCCGGCTGGTCGGTGTTGTGGGTGGCAGCCTACCATCTGCTGCCCCTCTTCCTGGACACTCTGGGTTGGGCCATGACCATGCCCCGAGGACGCGGACCGGGCTTGGGCATGTTGCTTCTGGCGCGCTGGGTGGCCGAATCGTTCAATACGCTGCTGCCCGTGGCCCAGGTGGGCGGACATGTGGCCCGCGCAAAGCTGATGGCAGGCCGAGGCGGGCCGGACATGGCCCTGAGCCCGAGCGAAAGCGGAGCCACCGTGACGGTGGATGTGACCCTGGGCCTAGTGACACAGTTCGCCTTCGCCCTGGCCGGCGTGCTGGCCACCCTGCCCTACCTGGGCGCGAGCGGCGATCGTTTGCGCCTGTGGGGCGGCACCGGGTTTGGAGCCCTGCTCCTGGCCGGCTTCGTGCTGGCCCAAAGGGCCGGCATGTTCACAGCGGCGGCCCAGGTGCTCCAAGGCCTTACCCGGGGCCGGCGTCTGACGGCGCTGCTCGGCGAAGCCAAGGCCATGGACACGCACATCCGGGCCACCTACGCGGCAAAGGGCAGGCTGGCTCTTGCGGCCGGTCTGCGGCTTCTGGGCTGGTTGAGCAAGAGCGGGGAAAGCTGGCTCGCGTTGCATTTTCTCGGCGTGCCTGCGACTCTGGGAGATGCCCTGGTCCTTGAAGCCCTGAGTACGGCCGCAGCCAGCGCGGCCTTCATGGTGCCCGGCGGCCTGGGTGTGCGCGAAGGATCAATCCTGCTCCTGGGCGGCATGCTCGGCATCACGCCCGAGGTCGCCCTGGCCTTGGCCCTTATCAAACGCGCCCGCGAGATCATCCTGGGCGCGCCCGGTCTGGCCGTCTGGCTGTGGATCGAGGCGCGTGGCTGGCGAAGCCGCCATGGCAAGGGACAAAGCCAATCCGCCCCGGACAGGGCTTTCGTCAAGGAATCCCGGAACTGA
- the shc gene encoding squalene--hopene cyclase: MDIIGNRENASTSPVRDPARPVTLRDVPLPGPLAPVGRLETAVGTALSRLLGLQSEQGYWVFDLEADATIPSEYVMLQRFLGRDMRPELRDKIARYLRNRQLPDGGWPLYTEGPADLSCTVKAYFALKLLGDAPDAPHMARARQRVLEMGGAEKVNVFTRIALAIFGQVPWRTAPCMPIEITMLPDWFFFHLRKVSYWSRTVVVPLLILYARRPVAHIEPDQGVRELFLQNPENLRNLDGFCVKSGRKNLFILLDRILKCTEGCLPVGIREEAVRRAERWTVERMRGEGGIGAIFPAMANAVMALRVLGYPDSQPDMARGIKALDDLLVEKEHEAFCQPCVSPIWDSCLSLSASLEAGASADSPAMKACVDWLFSKQVFAWGDWAQNSPDLQAGAWAFQFENDFYPDVDDTSMVLMALLRAGALDDPRYQERIGAAVNWTLGLQSSDGGWAAFDVDNNKLHLNNIPFADHGALLDPSTADLTGRCLEFLGMLGFDRSFKPAARGLEFLRKEQEADGSWYGRWGVNYLYGTWSVLMGLRQIGEDMRAPYVRRAVDWLLSRQNGDGGWGESCYTYFDSSLGGRGRSTPSQTAWALLGLMAAGEEHSRAVRRGIDYLVSNQLPDGNWDERLFTGTGFPRVFYLLYHGYSQYFPLWALGVYRRLSKGGRMRQDEMRLPSPHRLPFKVVPRT; this comes from the coding sequence ATGGATATAATCGGGAATAGAGAAAACGCCAGCACAAGTCCCGTACGCGATCCTGCGCGGCCCGTGACCCTGCGCGATGTCCCCTTGCCCGGTCCCCTGGCGCCCGTCGGACGCCTGGAAACCGCCGTGGGCACGGCCCTGAGCCGGCTGCTGGGGCTGCAGAGCGAACAAGGCTACTGGGTTTTCGATCTGGAGGCGGATGCGACCATCCCTTCGGAATACGTCATGCTCCAACGTTTCCTGGGCCGGGACATGCGCCCCGAGCTCCGGGACAAGATCGCCCGCTACCTGCGCAACCGGCAACTGCCCGACGGCGGCTGGCCACTGTATACCGAAGGCCCGGCGGACCTGAGCTGCACGGTCAAGGCCTACTTCGCCCTCAAGCTCCTGGGCGATGCGCCCGACGCGCCGCACATGGCCCGCGCCCGACAGAGGGTGCTGGAGATGGGCGGCGCCGAAAAGGTCAACGTGTTCACGCGCATCGCCCTGGCCATATTCGGCCAGGTTCCTTGGCGCACTGCGCCGTGCATGCCCATAGAGATCACCATGCTCCCGGATTGGTTCTTTTTCCACCTGCGCAAGGTTTCCTACTGGTCGCGCACGGTGGTCGTGCCGCTGCTCATCCTGTACGCCCGGAGGCCCGTGGCGCACATCGAGCCGGACCAGGGCGTGCGCGAGCTGTTCCTGCAAAATCCCGAGAACCTGCGCAACCTGGACGGCTTCTGCGTCAAGAGCGGGCGCAAGAATCTGTTCATCCTGCTGGACCGCATTCTCAAATGCACCGAAGGCTGCCTGCCCGTGGGCATCCGCGAGGAAGCCGTGCGCCGCGCCGAGCGTTGGACCGTTGAGCGCATGCGCGGCGAGGGCGGCATCGGCGCGATCTTTCCGGCCATGGCCAATGCCGTCATGGCCCTGCGCGTGCTGGGCTACCCCGACAGCCAGCCGGACATGGCCCGCGGGATAAAGGCCCTGGACGACCTGTTGGTGGAGAAGGAGCACGAGGCCTTCTGTCAGCCGTGCGTGTCGCCCATATGGGACTCTTGCCTGAGCCTGTCGGCCTCGCTGGAGGCTGGCGCGAGCGCCGACAGCCCGGCCATGAAGGCCTGCGTGGACTGGTTGTTCTCCAAGCAGGTTTTCGCCTGGGGCGACTGGGCCCAGAACTCTCCGGATTTGCAGGCAGGGGCCTGGGCCTTCCAGTTCGAGAACGATTTCTATCCCGACGTGGACGACACCTCCATGGTGCTCATGGCGCTGTTGCGCGCCGGAGCCCTTGACGACCCGCGCTATCAGGAGCGCATCGGCGCGGCCGTCAACTGGACCCTGGGCCTGCAAAGTTCGGATGGCGGCTGGGCCGCCTTTGACGTGGACAATAACAAGCTGCACCTGAACAACATCCCCTTCGCCGATCACGGCGCGCTGCTGGACCCGAGTACCGCCGACCTCACGGGCCGGTGCCTGGAGTTCCTGGGCATGCTCGGCTTCGACCGTTCCTTCAAACCCGCTGCCCGTGGCCTGGAATTCCTGCGCAAGGAGCAGGAGGCGGACGGCTCCTGGTATGGCCGTTGGGGCGTGAACTACCTCTATGGCACATGGTCCGTGCTCATGGGCTTGCGCCAGATCGGCGAGGACATGCGCGCGCCGTACGTCCGGCGGGCCGTTGACTGGCTGCTGAGCCGCCAGAACGGCGATGGTGGCTGGGGCGAGAGCTGCTATACCTATTTCGATTCCAGCCTGGGCGGACGGGGCAGGAGCACACCCTCTCAGACCGCCTGGGCCCTGCTGGGCCTGATGGCCGCCGGCGAGGAACACTCCAGGGCCGTGCGTCGCGGCATCGATTATCTCGTGAGCAATCAACTGCCGGACGGGAATTGGGATGAGCGGCTGTTCACGGGCACGGGTTTTCCGCGAGTCTTCTATTTGCTCTATCACGGCTACAGCCAATACTTCCCGCTGTGGGCCCTGGGCGTCTATCGTCGATTGTCCAAAGGCGGACGCATGCGACAAGACGAGATGCGGCTGCCGAGCCCGCACAGGCTGCCCTTCAAGGTCGTGCCGCGCACATGA
- the hpnH gene encoding adenosyl-hopene transferase HpnH produces the protein MGIPAIQAARIGTYILKQKLSGKRRFPLVLMLEPLFRCNLHCKGCGKITYSKEIMDRQLSTQECLDAAEECGAPVVSIPGGEPLLHPDIPAIVDGLAAQKRFIYLCTNAQLLSSRMGEFRPSPYLNFSVHLDGLRERHDAMVCKQGAYDRAVAAMRKALDQGFRVTTNTTFFKGQTSEAAAEHFDALMALGVEGMTVSAAFSYEAAADQNGFMSRQEAMTLFRDIFRLGQGRNWRFNHSSLYLDFLAGREDYACTPWGTPSRNVLGWQRPCYLLDDGYAASFRELMEETDWERYGRGRDQRCLNCMVHCGFEPSAVTDAVHRPLKAWRSSRLPVEARAG, from the coding sequence GTGGGAATTCCCGCCATCCAGGCCGCACGCATCGGTACATATATCCTGAAGCAGAAGCTCTCCGGCAAGCGACGCTTCCCGCTCGTGCTCATGCTCGAACCGCTTTTCCGCTGCAACCTGCACTGCAAGGGCTGCGGCAAGATCACCTACTCCAAGGAGATCATGGACCGGCAACTCTCGACACAGGAGTGCCTGGACGCGGCCGAGGAGTGCGGGGCGCCGGTGGTGTCCATACCCGGCGGCGAACCGCTCCTGCATCCGGATATCCCGGCCATCGTAGACGGCCTGGCCGCCCAGAAACGTTTCATCTACCTGTGCACCAACGCACAGCTCCTGTCCTCACGCATGGGCGAATTCCGCCCTTCGCCCTACCTTAACTTCAGCGTGCACCTGGACGGCCTGCGCGAACGGCACGACGCCATGGTTTGCAAGCAAGGCGCCTATGACCGCGCCGTGGCGGCCATGCGCAAGGCCCTGGACCAGGGCTTCCGCGTGACCACCAACACGACCTTCTTCAAAGGCCAGACCTCGGAGGCCGCCGCTGAGCACTTCGACGCCCTCATGGCCCTGGGAGTGGAAGGCATGACCGTGTCGGCGGCCTTCAGTTACGAGGCCGCAGCCGATCAGAACGGCTTCATGTCCCGCCAGGAGGCCATGACCTTGTTCCGCGACATCTTCCGCCTGGGCCAGGGCCGGAACTGGCGATTCAACCACTCCAGCCTGTACCTCGACTTCCTGGCCGGCCGCGAGGACTACGCCTGCACGCCCTGGGGCACGCCTTCGCGCAACGTGCTCGGCTGGCAGCGTCCGTGCTACCTGCTGGACGACGGCTATGCGGCCAGCTTCCGCGAACTCATGGAGGAGACCGACTGGGAGCGTTACGGCCGAGGCCGCGACCAGCGCTGCTTGAACTGCATGGTGCACTGCGGTTTCGAGCCCTCGGCCGTGACCGACGCCGTGCACAGGCCGCTCAAGGCTTGGCGTTCCAGCCGCCTGCCCGTAGAGGCGCGGGCGGGTTGA